One window from the genome of Oryza glaberrima chromosome 3, OglaRS2, whole genome shotgun sequence encodes:
- the LOC127766208 gene encoding protein RRP6-like 2: MDEFKGPGEKEKEEEAGDKAAAEEAGDGFQVVRGKKKKRPNGGSASGAGSGTMMAKDKAAAAAAAEPWTKAKVSFHDPNIPRPQDVYAIRVNNYNVPFDHVWLERTEDGSRPIHPLEKLPMEQFIDRNVPESEPVKPADLEDTPFTLVEDKNGLADLAKKLKSVNEFAVDLEHNQYRSFQGLTCLMQISTRTEDFVVDTLKLRIYIGLYLKEHFKDPTKRKVMHGADRDIMWLQRDFHIYVCNLFDTGQASRVLQMERNSLEHLLRHFCGVTANKEYQNADWRSRPLSDEMIKYAREDTHYLLYMYDLMRLRLQKESTSDNDLLLEVQKRSNEICLQLYEKELLTDTSYLHIYGLQEHDLDAKQLAVVYALHQWRDYIAREVDESTGYVLPNKALIEIAKKMPTDTAELKRMVKSKYPFVDENLDQVVGIIWNATESSYAFESRAEQLKKERLEQLTDRVHTISSPEMKTSMNLSSQIRSMDKEILSDNIHQQVAQATFQELKRPMALGAVGNSTSGGQRDFFGGFSNKSEKMEKAKSYPAFYYPQLPQYSPEVGYGFQSINRTMAGTALSPTGNKERDLQNPRRRQSFPPSGNISDTHQ; encoded by the exons ATGGACGAGTTCAAAGGCCcaggagagaaggagaaggaggaggaggccggggacaaggccgcggcggaggaggcgggggacGGGTTCCAGGTGGTGCGCGgtaagaagaagaagcggcccAATGGTGGTTCGGCTTCGGGTGCTGGGTCGGGGACGATGATGGCCAaggacaaggcggcggcggcggcggccgcggagccGTGGACGAAGGCGAAGGTGTCTTTCCACGATCCCAACATTCCGCGGCCGCAGGATGTGTACGCAATCAGAGTGAACAACTACAACGTGCCGTTCGACCATGTCTGGCTAGAGCGCACCGAAGATGGCAGCCGCCCTATCCACCCTCTG GAAAAACTGCCAATGGAGCAGTTTATTGACAGAAATGTTCCTGAAAGTGAACCTGTAAAGCCAGCTGATTTGGAGGATACCCCATTTACGCTAGTTGAAGATAAGAATGGTTTAGCAGACTTAGCTAAAAAGTTGAAGAGTGTAAATGAATTTGCT GTTGACTTGGAGCACAATCAATATAGGTCATTTCAGGGTTTGACCTGCTTGATGCAGATTTCAACAAGAACAGAGGATTTTGTTGTAGACACCCTTAAACTTCGCATATACATTGGTCTCTACTTGAAAGAACATTTTAAAGATCCAACCAAGAGAAAG GTAATGCATGGGGCTGATCGTGATATTATGTGGCTCCAACGGGATTTCCACATATATGTTTGCAATCTTTTTGACACAGGACAG GCTTCAAGGGTTTTACAGATGGAGCGAAACAGCCTAGAGCACCTATTGCGTCACTTTTGTGGAGTCACAGCAAATAAAGA ATATCAAAACGCTGATTGGAGGTCAAGGCCACTTTCTGATGAAATGATAAA GTATGCTAGAGAAGATACACACTATCTGTTGTATATGTATGACTTGATGAGGTTGAGACTGCAAAAGGAGTCGACATCTGACAATGATCTTCTTCTAGAG GTGCAAAAGCGCAGTAATGAAATTTGTTTACAGTTGTATGAAAAGGAACTGCTGACAGATACATCTTATCTCCACATATACGG GTTGCAAGAACATGACCTGGATGCAAAACAGCTGGCTGTTGTATAT GCTCTACATCAATGGAGAGATTATATAGCTCGTGAAGTAGATGAGAGCACTGGTTATGTGTTACCAAATAAGGCTTTAATTGAGATAG CAAAGAAGATGCCTACAGATACTGCAGAGTTAAAAAGAATGGTGAAATCAAAATATCCATTTGTTGATGAAAATCTGGACCAAGTCGTAGGCATCATATGGAATGCAACTGAATCTTCTTATGCCTTTGAAAGCAGAGCTGAACAACTAAAGAAGGAACGTCTGGAGCAG CTAACGGACAGGGTTCATACTATATCATCACCTGAGATGAAGACATCTATGAACTTATCAAGCCAGATTAGATCAATGGATAAGGAAATACTGAGCGATAACATACATCAGCAG GTGGCACAGGCTACTTTTCAAGAACTGAAGAGACCTATGGCTTTGGGAGCAGTAGGGAATTCAACATCCGGGGGACAGAGAGATTTCTTTGGAGGGTTTTCAAATAAG TCTGAGAAGATGGAGAAGGCTAAATCCTATCCAGCCTTTTACTACCCCCAGCTTCCACAATATAGCCCTGAAGTTGGGTACGGCTTTCAATCAATAAACCGAACTATGGCGGGAACAGCACTGTCTCCTACTGGCAATAAGGAGAGGGATCTCCAGAACCCTAGAAGACGTCAATCTTTCCCACCTTCCGGTAACATAAGTGATACACACCAGTAA
- the LOC127766829 gene encoding DEAD-box ATP-dependent RNA helicase 38, with the protein MADGGKPPTPEKKSWADVEEEEEAKAKAAAAAEAASSSSSNEPAVDAQAKQIEALSLSVPEEHGGSGGGGDDQGPPLLDDSDESQIQAVTSGGTVYESAAAFEDLKLTPELLKGLHDEMGFSRPSKIQAVTLPMILTPPYKDLIAQAHNGSGKTTCFVLGMLSRVDPNRKVTQAICICPTRELAQQNKSVLMRMGKFTGITCACAIPPAQKDYVPIAKMPKITDQVVIGTSGTLMKWINHKKILTNDIKILVFDEADHMLAEDGFRSDSERIMRDIQRSAGGCQVLLFSATFNERVKDFVTRVIKDGNQIFVKKEELTLEKVKQYKVQVPDERAKIAVIKDKIFEFGQKVGQVIIFVRTKQSTKDVHNALTLEDYVCSSIQGSLDQSEREKIIQEFKNGYTKVLISTDVLARGFDQAQVNLVINYDMPIKFGTRDEPDYEVYLHRIGRAGRFGRKGAVFNLLCGETDNTVMRKIETYFQHNVPEVRNWQSEEDFERALKDAGLVE; encoded by the exons atggccgacgGCGGGAAGCCCCCGACGCCGGAGAAGAAGTCGTGGGCCGacgtagaggaggaggaggaggccaaggcgaaggcggccgcggcggcggaggcggcctccTCGTCTTCGTCGAACGAGCCGGCGGTGGACGCGCAGGCGAAGCAGATTGAGGCGCTGTCTCTCTCCGTGCCGGAGGagcatggcggcagcggcggcggcggggacgaccAGGGCCCGCCTCTCCTCGACGACTCGGATGAGTCCCAAATCCAAGCC GTGACCTCGGGCGGCACGGTGTacgagtcggcggcggccttcGAGGATCTGAAGCTGACGCCGGAGCTGCTCAAGGGGCTCCACGACGAGATGGGGTTCAGCCGGCCGAGTAAGATCCAGGCGGTGACCCTCCCCATGATCCTCACGCCGCCATACAAGGACCTGATCGCGCAGGCGCACAACGGCTCCGGGAAGACCACCTGCTTCGTCCTCGGCATGCTCAGCCGCGTCGACCCTAACCGGAAGGTCACGCAGGCCATCTGCATCTGCCCCACCAGGGAGCTTGCCCAGCAG AATAAATCGGTGCTTATGAGAATGGGGAAGTTTACTGGCATTACCTGTGCATGTGCGATCCCACCGGCTCAGAAAGATTATGTGCCGATCGCTAAAATGCCGAAGATTACTGACCAGGTGGTGATCGGCACTTCTGGGACACTTATGAAGTGGATTAATCATAAGAAGATCTTGACAAATGATATCAAGATACTTGTGTTTGATGAGGCAGACCATATGCTTGCCGAG GATGGCTTCAGGAGTGATTCTGAAAGGATTATGAGGGATATACAAAGAAGCGCTGGTGGCTGTCAG GTGCTTCTCTTTTCTGCGACATTCAATGAGAGAGTTAAAGATTTTGTTACAAGGGTCATTAAGGATGGGAATCAAATATTTGTGAAGAAGGAAGAGCTTACTTTGGAAAAAGTCAAGCAATATAAAGTTCAAGTCCCTGATGAAAGGGCAAAAATAGCAGTCATAAAGGACAAGATTTTTGAGTTTGGACAAAAAGTTGGACAGGTTATCATTTTTGTTAGAACAAAGCAAAGTACTAAGGATGTCCACAATGCTTTGACATTAGAGGACTACGTATGCTCCTCGATTCAAGGATCCCTTGACCAATCAGAGAGGGAAAAGATAATACAGGAATTCAAAAATGGGTACACCAAGGTTCTTATATCAACTGATGTTCTTGCTCGAGGTTTCGACCAAGCACAG GTTAACCTCGTCATCAATTATGACATGCCAATCAAGTTTGGCACAAGAGATGAACCTGATTATGAAGTGTACCTGCACAGAATTGGCAGAGCTGGTCGCTTTGGCCGAAAAG GAGCTGTTTTCAACTTGCTATGCGGCGAAACAGATAACACTGTGATGAGAAAGATTGAGACCTACTTCCAGCACAATGTTCCTGAG GTTCGTAATTGGCAAAGCGAGGAAGATTTTGAAAGAGCTCTGAAGGATGCCGGCTTGGTTGAGTAA
- the LOC127766831 gene encoding photosynthetic NDH subunit of subcomplex B 2, chloroplastic isoform X3, whose translation MATSSLLPLHLPTRPSAVKASAAATAAAAPTPQSLEESFGRKGLRFAADPATGAPTAELSVRNGSSLQLRLADGLVTSYRPKVYWKDDGCREVLHTVAGAGAGGEVKGGVGLALSEVSSSGAAESLLVGSEWSVVDADSDSYDAVQVELGCTKGSGTLEVTYVVTLYPLSMATAVMVKNNGKKPVSLTSAMLSHIKFDKRRGTAVEGLRGCPYCSHPPPAAGFALLTPAEAMKREVGGWFGGGGGGEEPRQGVWTVEDNLYTILKKKVSRVYAAPPEERKKRIYSTAPSKFTTIDQNSGLGFRVVRMGYEDMYLCSPGEMYKKFGKDYFLCTGTASMLVPVVVNPGEEWRAAQVIEHDNLNTQKAIACRKR comes from the exons ATGGCCACCTCCTCGCtgctccccctccacctcccgACGAGGCCGTCCGCCGTcaaggcctccgccgccgcgacggcggcggcggccccgacGCCGCAGTCGCTGGAGGAGTCGTTCGGACGGAAGGGCCTCCGGTTCGCCGCCGACCCGGCCACCGGCGCGCCCACCGCCGAGCTCAGCGTGCGGAACGGCAGCTCGCTGCAGCTCCGGCTCGCCGACGGGCTGGTCACCTCGTACCGGCCCAAGGTGTACTGGAAGGACGACGGGTGCAGGGAGGTGCTCcacaccgtcgccggcgccggcgccggcggcgaggtcaagGGCGGCGTCGGGCTCGCGCTCAGCGAGgtgtcctcctccggcgccgccgagtCGCTCCTCGTCGGCTCCGAGTGGTCCGTCGTGGACGCCGACTCCGACTCCTACGATGCAGTGCAG GTTGAGCTGGGGTGCACCAAGGGGAGCGGGACGCTGGAGGTGACGTACGTGGTGACGCTGTACCCGCTGagcatggcgacggcggtgatggTGAAGAACAACGGCAAGAAGCCGGTGTCGCTGACGAGCGCGATGCTGAGCCACATCAAGTTCGACAAGCGGCGGGgcacggcggtggaggggcTCCGGGGATGCCCCTACTGctcccacccgccgccggccgccggcttcGCGCTCCTCACCCCGGCGGAGGCCATGAAGCGGGAGGTCGGCGGatggttcggcggcggcggcggcggcgaggagccccGGCAGGGGGTGTGGACCGTGGAGGACAACCTCTACACCATCCTCAAGAAGAAGGTGAGCAGGGTGTACGCGGCCCcgccggaggagaggaagaagcgcATCTACAGCACGGCGCCCTccaaattcaccaccattgatCAG AATAGCGGGCTGGGGTTCAGGGTGGTGAGGATGGGGTACGAGGACATGTACCTGTGCAGCCCGGGGGAGATGTACAAGAAGTTCGGCAAGGACTACTTCCTGTGCACCGGGACGGCGTCCATGCTGGTGCCGGTGGTCGTCAACCCCGGCGAGGAGTGGAGGGCGGCGCAGGTCATCGAGCACGACAACCT AAACACGCAGAAAGCGATAGCATGCAGGAAGAGATAG
- the LOC127766831 gene encoding photosynthetic NDH subunit of subcomplex B 2, chloroplastic isoform X4: protein MATSSLLPLHLPTRPSAVKASAAATAAAAPTPQSLEESFGRKGLRFAADPATGAPTAELSVRNGSSLQLRLADGLVTSYRPKVYWKDDGCREVLHTVAGAGAGGEVKGGVGLALSEVSSSGAAESLLVGSEWSVVDADSDSYDAVQVELGCTKGSGTLEVTYVVTLYPLSMATAVMVKNNGKKPVSLTSAMLSHIKFDKRRGTAVEGLRGCPYCSHPPPAAGFALLTPAEAMKREVGGWFGGGGGGEEPRQGVWTVEDNLYTILKKKVSRVYAAPPEERKKRIYSTAPSKFTTIDQNSGLGFRVVRMGYEDMYLCSPGEMYKKFGKDYFLCTGTASMLVPVVVNPGEEWRAAQVIEHDNL, encoded by the exons ATGGCCACCTCCTCGCtgctccccctccacctcccgACGAGGCCGTCCGCCGTcaaggcctccgccgccgcgacggcggcggcggccccgacGCCGCAGTCGCTGGAGGAGTCGTTCGGACGGAAGGGCCTCCGGTTCGCCGCCGACCCGGCCACCGGCGCGCCCACCGCCGAGCTCAGCGTGCGGAACGGCAGCTCGCTGCAGCTCCGGCTCGCCGACGGGCTGGTCACCTCGTACCGGCCCAAGGTGTACTGGAAGGACGACGGGTGCAGGGAGGTGCTCcacaccgtcgccggcgccggcgccggcggcgaggtcaagGGCGGCGTCGGGCTCGCGCTCAGCGAGgtgtcctcctccggcgccgccgagtCGCTCCTCGTCGGCTCCGAGTGGTCCGTCGTGGACGCCGACTCCGACTCCTACGATGCAGTGCAG GTTGAGCTGGGGTGCACCAAGGGGAGCGGGACGCTGGAGGTGACGTACGTGGTGACGCTGTACCCGCTGagcatggcgacggcggtgatggTGAAGAACAACGGCAAGAAGCCGGTGTCGCTGACGAGCGCGATGCTGAGCCACATCAAGTTCGACAAGCGGCGGGgcacggcggtggaggggcTCCGGGGATGCCCCTACTGctcccacccgccgccggccgccggcttcGCGCTCCTCACCCCGGCGGAGGCCATGAAGCGGGAGGTCGGCGGatggttcggcggcggcggcggcggcgaggagccccGGCAGGGGGTGTGGACCGTGGAGGACAACCTCTACACCATCCTCAAGAAGAAGGTGAGCAGGGTGTACGCGGCCCcgccggaggagaggaagaagcgcATCTACAGCACGGCGCCCTccaaattcaccaccattgatCAG AATAGCGGGCTGGGGTTCAGGGTGGTGAGGATGGGGTACGAGGACATGTACCTGTGCAGCCCGGGGGAGATGTACAAGAAGTTCGGCAAGGACTACTTCCTGTGCACCGGGACGGCGTCCATGCTGGTGCCGGTGGTCGTCAACCCCGGCGAGGAGTGGAGGGCGGCGCAGGTCATCGAGCACGACAACCTGTAA
- the LOC127766209 gene encoding phosphoserine aminotransferase 1, chloroplastic-like — MAAAAATTPNSLLLRRPAAPKPASAAASPLRLPTRAARISCAAVATPAQSSSSPAAAAADRGVYNFAAGPATLPLSVLQRAQAELVDYRGSGMSIMEMSHRGKEFDAAIKKAESDLRALLAVPDTHEVLFLQGGATSQFAAAPLNLCASLSDPADFVVSGSWSDKAFKEAKKFSAASVAWSGKDGKYTSLPPFDAIEQNPEARFLHICSNETIHGVEFKDYPEPKNKSGILVADMSSNFCSKPVDVSRFGLIYAGAQKNVGPSGVTIAIVRKDLVGGAQPITPVMLDYKTHADNASLYNTPPCFAIYICGLVFEDLLAQGGLAEVEKKNAHKAGILYDAIDASGGYYICPVEKSVRSLMNVPFTLAKGGDFEKQFIAEAAKEGMVQLKGHRSVGGVRASIYNAMPLAGVEKLVAFMKDFQARNP; from the coding sequence atggccgccgccgccgccaccacccccaactccctcctcctccgccgcccggcGGCACCCAagccggcctcggcggcggcctcgccgctcCGTCTCCCCACGCGGGCCGCCAGGATCTCCTGCGCGGCCGTGGCCACGCCCGCgcagtcctcctcctcccccgccgccgccgccgccgaccgcgggGTCTACAACTTCGCCGCGGGCCCGGCCACGCTGCCGCTCTCCGTGCTCCAGAGGGCGCAGGCGGAGCTCGTCGACTACCGCGGCTCCGGCATGAGCATCATGGAGATGAGCCACCGCGGGAAGGAGTTCGACGCCGCGATCAAGAAGGCGGAGTCCGACCTCCGCGCGCTCCTCGCCGTGCCCGACACCCACGAGGTGCTCTTCCTCCAGGGCGGCGCCACCTCCCAGttcgctgccgcgccgctcaACCTCTGCGCCTCCCTCTCCGACCCCGCCGACTTCGTCGTCTCCGGGTCGTGGAGCGACAAGGCGTTCAAGGAGGCCAAGAAGTTCTCCGCCGCGTCCGTCGCCTGGTCCGGCAAGGATGGCAAGTACACCTCCCTCCCGCCCTTCGACGCCATCGAGCAGAACCCCGAGGCAAGGTTCCTCCACATCTGCTCCAACGAGACCATCCATGGCGTCGAGTTCAAGGACTACCCGGAGCCCAAGAACAAGTCGGGCATCCTCGTCGCCGACATGTCCTCCAACTTCTGCTCCAAGCCCGTCGACGTCTCCCGCTTCGGCCTCATCTACGCCGGCGCGCAGAAGAACGTCGGCCCCTCCGGCGTCACCATCGCCATCGTCCGCAaggacctcgtcggcggcgcgcagCCCATCACCCCGGTGATGCTCGACTACAAGACGCACGCGGACAACGCCTCCCTGTACAACACGCCGCCGTGCTTCGCCATCTACATCTGCGGCCTCGTGTTCGAGGACCTGCTCGCGCAGGGCGGCCTCGCCGAGGTCGAGAAGAAGAACGCCCACAAGGCCGGAATCCTCTACGACGCCATTGACGCCAGCGGCGGATACTACATCTGCCCCGTGGAGAAATCCGTGCGATCGCTGATGAATGTGCCGTTTACCCTCGCCAAGGGTGGGGATTTTGAGAAGCAGTTCATCGCCGAGGCGGCCAAGGAGGGAATGGTGCAGCTCAAGGGGCACAGGTCGGTCGGCGGCGTGCGCGCCTCCATCTACAACGCCATGCCGCTCGCCGGTGTGGAGAAGCTCGTCGCGTTCATGAAGGATTTCCAAGCCAGGAACCCTTGA
- the LOC127766831 gene encoding photosynthetic NDH subunit of subcomplex B 2, chloroplastic isoform X2, with protein MATSSLLPLHLPTRPSAVKASAAATAAAAPTPQSLEESFGRKGLRFAADPATGAPTAELSVRNGSSLQLRLADGLVTSYRPKVYWKDDGCREVLHTVAGAGAGGEVKGGVGLALSEVSSSGAAESLLVGSEWSVVDADSDSYDAVQVELGCTKGSGTLEVTYVVTLYPLSMATAVMVKNNGKKPVSLTSAMLSHIKFDKRRGTAVEGLRGCPYCSHPPPAAGFALLTPAEAMKREVGGWFGGGGGGEEPRQGVWTVEDNLYTILKKKVSRVYAAPPEERKKRIYSTAPSKFTTIDQNSGLGFRVVRMGYEDMYLCSPGEMYKKFGKDYFLCTGTASMLVPVVVNPGEEWRAAQVIEHDNLSPSIRSIQAVSCDGPTQAK; from the exons ATGGCCACCTCCTCGCtgctccccctccacctcccgACGAGGCCGTCCGCCGTcaaggcctccgccgccgcgacggcggcggcggccccgacGCCGCAGTCGCTGGAGGAGTCGTTCGGACGGAAGGGCCTCCGGTTCGCCGCCGACCCGGCCACCGGCGCGCCCACCGCCGAGCTCAGCGTGCGGAACGGCAGCTCGCTGCAGCTCCGGCTCGCCGACGGGCTGGTCACCTCGTACCGGCCCAAGGTGTACTGGAAGGACGACGGGTGCAGGGAGGTGCTCcacaccgtcgccggcgccggcgccggcggcgaggtcaagGGCGGCGTCGGGCTCGCGCTCAGCGAGgtgtcctcctccggcgccgccgagtCGCTCCTCGTCGGCTCCGAGTGGTCCGTCGTGGACGCCGACTCCGACTCCTACGATGCAGTGCAG GTTGAGCTGGGGTGCACCAAGGGGAGCGGGACGCTGGAGGTGACGTACGTGGTGACGCTGTACCCGCTGagcatggcgacggcggtgatggTGAAGAACAACGGCAAGAAGCCGGTGTCGCTGACGAGCGCGATGCTGAGCCACATCAAGTTCGACAAGCGGCGGGgcacggcggtggaggggcTCCGGGGATGCCCCTACTGctcccacccgccgccggccgccggcttcGCGCTCCTCACCCCGGCGGAGGCCATGAAGCGGGAGGTCGGCGGatggttcggcggcggcggcggcggcgaggagccccGGCAGGGGGTGTGGACCGTGGAGGACAACCTCTACACCATCCTCAAGAAGAAGGTGAGCAGGGTGTACGCGGCCCcgccggaggagaggaagaagcgcATCTACAGCACGGCGCCCTccaaattcaccaccattgatCAG AATAGCGGGCTGGGGTTCAGGGTGGTGAGGATGGGGTACGAGGACATGTACCTGTGCAGCCCGGGGGAGATGTACAAGAAGTTCGGCAAGGACTACTTCCTGTGCACCGGGACGGCGTCCATGCTGGTGCCGGTGGTCGTCAACCCCGGCGAGGAGTGGAGGGCGGCGCAGGTCATCGAGCACGACAACCT ATCGCCTTCTATAAGGAGCATTCAAGCTGTTTCATGTGACGGACCTACTCAAGCAAAGTAA
- the LOC127766831 gene encoding photosynthetic NDH subunit of subcomplex B 2, chloroplastic isoform X1: protein MATSSLLPLHLPTRPSAVKASAAATAAAAPTPQSLEESFGRKGLRFAADPATGAPTAELSVRNGSSLQLRLADGLVTSYRPKVYWKDDGCREVLHTVAGAGAGGEVKGGVGLALSEVSSSGAAESLLVGSEWSVVDADSDSYDAVQVELGCTKGSGTLEVTYVVTLYPLSMATAVMVKNNGKKPVSLTSAMLSHIKFDKRRGTAVEGLRGCPYCSHPPPAAGFALLTPAEAMKREVGGWFGGGGGGEEPRQGVWTVEDNLYTILKKKVSRVYAAPPEERKKRIYSTAPSKFTTIDQNSGLGFRVVRMGYEDMYLCSPGEMYKKFGKDYFLCTGTASMLVPVVVNPGEEWRAAQVIEHDNLEAQRGWWPTEVLLVVQRRFPRILRLNRSAPSHDE, encoded by the exons ATGGCCACCTCCTCGCtgctccccctccacctcccgACGAGGCCGTCCGCCGTcaaggcctccgccgccgcgacggcggcggcggccccgacGCCGCAGTCGCTGGAGGAGTCGTTCGGACGGAAGGGCCTCCGGTTCGCCGCCGACCCGGCCACCGGCGCGCCCACCGCCGAGCTCAGCGTGCGGAACGGCAGCTCGCTGCAGCTCCGGCTCGCCGACGGGCTGGTCACCTCGTACCGGCCCAAGGTGTACTGGAAGGACGACGGGTGCAGGGAGGTGCTCcacaccgtcgccggcgccggcgccggcggcgaggtcaagGGCGGCGTCGGGCTCGCGCTCAGCGAGgtgtcctcctccggcgccgccgagtCGCTCCTCGTCGGCTCCGAGTGGTCCGTCGTGGACGCCGACTCCGACTCCTACGATGCAGTGCAG GTTGAGCTGGGGTGCACCAAGGGGAGCGGGACGCTGGAGGTGACGTACGTGGTGACGCTGTACCCGCTGagcatggcgacggcggtgatggTGAAGAACAACGGCAAGAAGCCGGTGTCGCTGACGAGCGCGATGCTGAGCCACATCAAGTTCGACAAGCGGCGGGgcacggcggtggaggggcTCCGGGGATGCCCCTACTGctcccacccgccgccggccgccggcttcGCGCTCCTCACCCCGGCGGAGGCCATGAAGCGGGAGGTCGGCGGatggttcggcggcggcggcggcggcgaggagccccGGCAGGGGGTGTGGACCGTGGAGGACAACCTCTACACCATCCTCAAGAAGAAGGTGAGCAGGGTGTACGCGGCCCcgccggaggagaggaagaagcgcATCTACAGCACGGCGCCCTccaaattcaccaccattgatCAG AATAGCGGGCTGGGGTTCAGGGTGGTGAGGATGGGGTACGAGGACATGTACCTGTGCAGCCCGGGGGAGATGTACAAGAAGTTCGGCAAGGACTACTTCCTGTGCACCGGGACGGCGTCCATGCTGGTGCCGGTGGTCGTCAACCCCGGCGAGGAGTGGAGGGCGGCGCAGGTCATCGAGCACGACAACCT CGAAGCTCAGCGTGGGTGGTGGCCGACGGAAGTTCTGCTTGTGGTCCAGCGTCGATTTCCTCGGATTTTACGGCTCAACAGGTCAGCACCGTCTCACGATGAGTGA